Within Kutzneria chonburiensis, the genomic segment GCGCGCGACGCTCGGCGTGCTGCGGTCGGGGGAGGAACGGGCCCCGGCCCCGAGCCTGTCCCGGTTGGGTGAGCTTGTGGAGTCCGCACGAAGCGCCGGGTTGTCGGTCGACGTCAGCGGCGGTCCGGGTGAGCTGCCGGCGCCGGTCGACTCGACGGCGTACCGGATCGTGCAGGAGGCGCTGACCAACACCGTTCGGCACGCGGTGGACGCGCGTACCGTCACCCTGCGGTTCTCACGGGACGACGAGCGCTTCGTGATCGAGGTGCATGACGACGGCCGGCCGGTGGAAGCCTTGGTGGGCAACGGAATTCGTGGCATGCGGGAACGGGCGCTGGCGCTGGGCGGCACGCTGGAGGCGCGGTCGCGGGACGAAGGGGGATTCGTGGTGCGGGCGGAGCTGCCGCTATGACGATCAAGGTGGTGCTGGCCGACGACCAGGGCCTGGTCCGGGCCGGCTTCCGACTGCTGCTGGAGACCGAGGACGGCTTCGAGGTGTGCGGGGAGGCCGGCGACGGCGCGCGGGCCGTCGAGCTGGCCCGGGAGCATCGGCCGGACGTGGTCGTGATGGACATCCGGATGCCCGGTGTCGACGGGCTCGTGGCGACCCGGCAGATCACCTCGGACCCGTCGCTGGCCGGCGTGAAGGTGTTGGTGCTGACCACTTTCGACGTCGACGAATACGTGTTCGAGGCGTTGCGCTCGGGCGCTTCGGGCTTCCTGCTGAAGGACACCGAACCGGTCGACCTGCTGCACGCCATCCGGGTCATCGCCGCCGGCGAGGCGCTGCTCGCGCCGACCGTGACCCGGCGGCTGATCTCCGAATTCGCCAACCGGCCCGAACACCGTCGCCCCGACCCGGCCGCGCTGCGTGAGCTGACCGAGCGGGAACGCGAGGTGTTGGCGCTGGTCGCCGGCGGACTGTCCAACGAGGAGATCGCCGAGCACCTGGTGATCAGTCCGGCGACCTCGCGGACCCATGTCAGCCGCATCATGACCAAGCTGGGCGCGCGGGACCGCGCCCAGCTCGTCGTGCTGGCCTACGAGTCGAAACTGGTCACGCCACGGGAGTGAACAGCTCCCGCTCCAGCGCGGCCTTCGGCTTGGCGCCGACGATCATCTTGACCACTTCGCCGTGGTGGAACAGCAACATCGTCGGCGCGGCCATGACCTGGTACCTGGTCGCGGTGACCTGGTTGGCGTCCAGGTCCATCTTCACGATGCCGATCTCCGGGTGCTCGTCGGCCAGCCGCTCCAACACCGGCCCGACCATGCGGCACGGGCCGCACCAGGTGGCCCAGAACTCCACCAGCACCGGCTTGTCGCTGGTCAGCACCCGCTCCGCGAAGTCCGCGTCGGTGACCGCTTGCAGCATGATTCCTCCCCTGTGTTGCGTTCGACCGCGGCGGCGACCTGCGCCCGTACCGCCTGCAGCCGTGCGATGCAGTCGTCCAGTTCGTCGAGCTTGCGCCGGTACACCGCCACCGACGCCGGGCACACGTCGCCGGTCGGGTTGCCCGCGCGCAGGCACTCCACGAACGGCCGCGTGTCCTCCAGCGCGAAGCCGATCGCCAGCAGCGAGCGGATCTCGTTCACCGCGCGCAGATCGTCCTCGTCGTAGTCGCGGTAGCCGTTGGCGGTGCGGCGGGCCGGCAGCAGGCCCTGCTCCTCGTAGTAGCGGAGCGAGCGGGTCGTGGTCCCGGCCCGGTCCGCGAGCTCCCCGATGCGCATAGCAGCGACGGTAAACCTTGACGCCGATGTGAAGGCCAGCGTTCATACTCTGCAGTGTTCTATTTTTTGGTGAATGAGCACCCAGATCGCCGGCTTCCTGCGCGCCGGCCGCCGCAATCCCGTCCGGGTCGGGCCGTTCGTGGCCGGCTTCTCCGAGACCACCGCGAATCCGTACAGCAACTACGCCGTGCCCGACGACGACGCCCGGCCTACGGCTGACGACGTTTCGGCGTTGATCTCGGTCTTCGTCGAACGTGACCGCAAGCCGCGGTTGGAGTACCTGCCCGGCGTCAGTCCGTTCGTGCAGGCCGCGTTGGAGGAGGCCGGTTTCGTCGAAGAAGGCCTGCTACCCGTGATGACCGTTGGGACGCTGGTCGAACCGCCGCCGGTGGAGGGCATCGAGTTGGTGGCCGCCGACTCCGACGACGCCATCCTCGGCATGGCAACCGCGTTGAACCTGGCCTACGGCGAGCCGCCGCCCACCGAGGCGGATCTGGCCAGCCACAAGGGATCCCGTGACCGCGGCGGCTTCGCGCTGCTGGTCCGGTCGTCGGACGGCGAGCCCGTCGGCGGTGGGTTGGTCACCGTGCCCATCGGCGGTGTCGCCGAGCTAGCCGGCATCGGCGTTGTCCCGTCGTGGCGGCGTCGGGGAATCGCCGCCGTCATCACCCATCGGCTCGTTCGGGCCGCCCACGACCTCGGCGCGCGGCACCCGTTCCTGATGGCCGCCGACGACAACGCCACCCGGGTCTACGCCCGTATCGGCTTCGAGATCACCGGGAGGGTCCTGCACATCTCCCGCTGACTCCGCGTCCAGTCCCAGGTCTTCGCGCATGGCCCGGCGCATGGTCTTGTACTCGCGCTGGGCCTCCCGCCACAGCGTGCGCTCCTCGTCGCCGTGCCGGCCCGCCAGCAGTTTCGTCGCCAGCGTCGACCTGCGTACCAGCGACTCCCGCAGCATCGCCCGGATCCGCTCCGGCGCATGAACGTTCACCGCGCCCAGCGAGGTCCGGGCCTGGGCCGCTGCCTTACGCAGGTCCGCCGCCGAGGCCTCGTCCACCGTGCCGCCATCCCGCAGCGCTCGGCGGGCGTCGTAGAGCACCCAGTCGAACGACTCGATCGCCCCGATCACCTCGGCGTACGCCTTGGCCCGCCCCTCGTAGCTGCGGCTTTCCCGCTCCCTCTCCCGTTCACGGCCCCAGCGCAGCTCTTCCCGCTCCGTCTCGCGCCGCCACCGCTTGTCTTCGCGCCAGCCCGCGATCGCCTGCGCCCCCAGCACACCGCCGAGGCCGAGCACCGCCACCACCATCGGCACCCACAGCGGCACGTCTCCAGACGACATAGGGCAGAACCTAGCGTCAGGCGATGCCCTCCTGGGGCGTCCAGATGCGGAACGGGTTCAGGTTGGTCGGGACCAGATCCGGCGCCGACTGCGCCGTGCTCAGCGTGGGAGCCGTCGCCGTGCCCGGCGGGGGCAGTTCCAGCAGGCGGTCGATCGCCTCGGCCAGGCTGCCTTCGAACAGCCACACCGCTTTGCCCGGTTGGCTCGAGTCATGCACCGCCGGCATGCGACCGGCCTTGGCATCGTGCTCCGAGCGGAACAGGATGGTGTCGACGAAGCCGCGAAGCTGGCGGTAGCCCATGATGCGGTCGAGGTGGCCGTGCTCGTCGGGAATGTTCATGAACTGGAAGCCACGGTCGCGCAGCTCGGCGAGCTTGCCCAGGACGCCGTCCATGGTCGGCTACCGGTCGGACGGCTTCGACGGGCGGTCGTAGCTCGCGACCACCACCCGGACCACCAGCACCAGACCGACCGCAACCAACGCTGCCACCTGCAACGCCACCGCTGCCTCCAAGGTGTTCGCCCCCACCTTCGCCGGCCCCTTGGCCCCGGCGAACCTTCGACATCAAGGTGACAGGGATTCACCCGTTTGGGGAATACAGTGGTCGTTAACAGATTCACAGTTAAACACTGTGCGTAGCACCCTGCGACCGTCTTGAACCTTTCCTGTCACGCTGGGCAGCTGAACCCATTCTGAAGTGATCGGGATCACATAACCGTGAGAAATATGTGACCGGCCACAGCGCGCTCCACCCCCGTCATCTGCACGGGAGAACGCGTCGTGCGACCGGTCACCGTACTGCCCACGGCAGCCGCCGCCACTGGGTATCGTGCTGGCCGTGGGGGAGCCGGGCGAGGACACGCAGCCGATCAAACGACATGAGTCCCGGCTGCCGGACGACCACCCGCTCTATCGACCGCGCCACGGCAAGCAGCGGTTCGCGCTGGTCTGCGCAGTGGTCTTCCTGATGACGCCGTTGTTCGGCCTGACCCTTTTCGGCACGCCGCCGTCGATCGAGAACCGGGCGCTGCACCCGTTCCCCAGCGTCGGCGAGGGCTGGTCCTTCTTCACCGACCTCGGCCCATGGGCGACCGACCATCTGTCCTTCCGCGAGCAGGCGATCAACCTGACCGACGGCATCAGCCGGTCCCTGTTCGGCGAGCCGCCCAACCAGGAGAGCAGCGACCCGTCCCAGCCGACCAGCGGCCCCATCCCGGTCGGCCCGCCGCCCACGGTCAATCCGCCCATCCCGGGCTCGCCGGCCCTGGACAACGAGCCGCCGCCGGTTGCCGGCTACCCGCGGGTCATCGAGGGCAAGAACAACTGGCTGTACTTCGGCTACGACATGCAGGGCAAGTGCCAACCCCAGCAGCGCCTCGAGGACGTCATCGCCAACCTGGTGAAGCTGCGGAACGCAGTGCAGCAGTCGGGCCGCAAGTTCGTGCTGGTGGTGCCGCCGGACAAGTCGACGAGCGTGCCGCAGTACCTGCCCGACCAGTACGCGGGCAAGTCCTGCGCCATCGCCCACAGCGAGCGGTTCTGGTCGCTGGTCACGGCCGAGGCCGGCGCCACCGACCTGCGGTCGAACCTGAACCGCATCGGTCCGTCGGCCTACTTCCCGCAGGACACGCACTGGACCTACGCCGGCGGACTGATCATGACCAGGGCCATCGCCGGAGCCATCCACCCCGGCATCGACCTGCCCTGGCGGGTCACCGACGGCGCCAAGAGCGAAGGCGTCGCCGACCTGCCGCCGATGATCGCCAAGACCGGCACGGACGTGAGCAAGACCTACCGGCTCGCCCCGGACGGCCACGTCGACCGCACCCAGCAGGGGCCGTTCGACCTGCGGGACACCGTCAGCTTCAGCACATCGAAGCCGGTGAACGGCATGGTCGCCGGCAAGACGGCGATGGTGACGGACTCGTTCACCAACTACGCGGCGCCGTTCCTCGCGGCCACCTTCACCGACATCACCCTCACGCCAAGCGCGGTCGTGCAGCAGAACCCGGGCGCGGAGGCGCAGCGCATGGTGGACAGCGACACGGTCGTGGTGGAGGTCGTGGAGCGCAATCTGTCATCGGGCATCAGCCCGATGACCCAACCCGCGGTGCTGGACCCGATCATCCAGCAGCTGGCCGCGCATCCCAAACGCTGAAAGGCCACTCGGTACAGTGCCCGACGTGCGTGCAGAGTCCCGACCGACTTCCGTCGGCGCCATCGCCCTATGGGGCAGCAGTGACCTGCCGGGGCTCGGCGACCAGGTCGTGCCCCGGGTGCTGGAACGGGAGCTGCTGACCCGGCTGCCGGGCTGGCGCGTCACGCACTACGCCCCGTTGGGCTGGAGCCGTCCCTCGGTGTCCGACGGTGGTCTGATCGCGGAGCCGCTGGGCGAATACACGCCCGAGCGCCTGCGAGAGATCGCCGACTCGGTGCACCTGAGCATCCTGTGCGCGACCTTTTCCCGTGGCACGAGCCTTGAAGCGTTGTACGGGACTGCGGCCGCCGAGCCGTTCTTCGCCATGGACCTGCCGGCTGTCACGGTCAATCTGGCGGTGTTGGCCGATGGGTTGGTGCCGGCGGAAATCCTTGCCGCCCGGACACTTCAGCTCCGGCAGCTCGGTGAGCTGCCGGAGGACGACTACGTCATCGGCAAGGGCGGTATCGAGCTGCCGGCCGATGTGGTCGTCGAAGACAAGCTGGCGGCGATCGCTTCGGCGAAGAAGGTCGTGACCGACGACCCGTACGTCGCGGCTGCCGCTACGGCGTTGGGCACGAAGGTCCAGGGGCCGGCCGTCGACGTGAAGACCCTGGCGGACAAGGCCTGCAAGGAGATCGACGGGTTCGCCGCAGCAGCCGAGCAGGCGCTGGCCGAGCGGGACGGCGACCTGACCCGGCGGATCGCCGACCTCGCCGCCGAGAACGCCGCGCTCCGACATGCCCATGCACGGCTGCGCCAGCGCATGCTGCACGAGCGGCAGATCCTGGTGGACCGGCTGATGGCCGCGGACGACTCCGAGGCCGTCGAGCGGCTGCGGGCCGAGCTGGCCCACGAGCGCCACCTGCACCGCGAGGCGCTGGCCCGTGCGGCCGAGGACCACCATGAGCTCAACGCGTTGCGCCAGACCAAGTTGCTGCGCTGGTCGCAGCCGCTCCGCGACACCTACGGGAAGATCAGGCGGGCATGAGGATCACGTTCGTCCTGGTCTCCTACGGAGGCCGCGAGCTCGTCGTGGAGTGCCTGGAGAAGCTGGCCGAGCACACGCCGCAGCCGTACGAGGTGATCGTCGCCGACAGCGCGTCCCCGGACGGCACGGGCGAGTGGCTGGCGGCCAACCTCACCGGCGCGACCGTGCTGCGTATGGACCGCAACCTGGGCTTCGGCGCCGGCTGCAACCTGGCCGTGCGGCACGCGAAGACCGAGCTGGTGTGCTTCCTCAACGCCGATGTCGAGGTGACCGAGGGCTGGCTGGAGCCGCTGCTGGAGGTGCTCGACACACGCCCCGAGGTGGCGGCGGTCGCGCCGGTCATGCTCAACACCGACGGCACCGTGCAGGAAGCCGGCAGCATCATCGGCGGCGACGGCTGGTGCCGGGCCTGGGACGGTCCGCAGCACGAGATGTTCGCCCGCCAGGTGGACTACGCGTCGGCGGCCTGCCTGCTCATGCGGCGCAGCGTGTTCCACCAGGCCGGCGGCTTCAGCGCGGACTACGAGATCGCCTATTTCGAGGACGTCGACCTCCAGGTCCAGCTCAAGTCGCTGGGCTGGACGGTGTGGGTGGATCCACGCTCGACGGTCGTGCACGCCCGACACGGCAGCAGCACCACCGACCGGGCGATGGAGCTGATGCAGCTCAACCACGGCGTTTTTCTCCGCCGCTGGCCGCAGGAGCTGGTCGACCGGCCGAACGTCGTGGGCTTGGACGAGCACGAGCACCACAAGTACTGGCTGCGCGACCGCAACGCCGGCTACCGGGTGCTGCTGATCGACGACCGGGTGCCGCAGGCCGACCGCGGCCGTGGCGACCCCCGCACGATGGCCGTTGTCGACGCCTGGCGGGAGGCCGACCCGAACGCCCGTGTCACCTTCTACGCGTACTCGCCCGAGCGGGCCGAGGAATACGCGCCGGCCTTGCAGGCCAAGGGAATCGAGGTCGTCTGGGGCGTCACCGACGCGCGGCGCTGGTCGGCCGATCGGGCCGGCCTGTACGACGTGGTCGTGGTGTTCCGGCCGCACAACTTCGCGCAGGTCGGCCTCACGATCTCCCAGTCGCAGCCGCAGGCGGTCAAGGTCTACGACTCCGAGGCGCTGTTCTACCGACGTCCCGGCCAGTACTTCGAGACGGC encodes:
- a CDS encoding response regulator, whose product is MTIKVVLADDQGLVRAGFRLLLETEDGFEVCGEAGDGARAVELAREHRPDVVVMDIRMPGVDGLVATRQITSDPSLAGVKVLVLTTFDVDEYVFEALRSGASGFLLKDTEPVDLLHAIRVIAAGEALLAPTVTRRLISEFANRPEHRRPDPAALRELTEREREVLALVAGGLSNEEIAEHLVISPATSRTHVSRIMTKLGARDRAQLVVLAYESKLVTPRE
- the trxA gene encoding thioredoxin encodes the protein MLQAVTDADFAERVLTSDKPVLVEFWATWCGPCRMVGPVLERLADEHPEIGIVKMDLDANQVTATRYQVMAAPTMLLFHHGEVVKMIVGAKPKAALERELFTPVA
- a CDS encoding MerR family transcriptional regulator, with translation MRIGELADRAGTTTRSLRYYEEQGLLPARRTANGYRDYDEDDLRAVNEIRSLLAIGFALEDTRPFVECLRAGNPTGDVCPASVAVYRRKLDELDDCIARLQAVRAQVAAAVERNTGEESCCKRSPTRTSRSGC
- a CDS encoding GNAT family N-acetyltransferase translates to MSTQIAGFLRAGRRNPVRVGPFVAGFSETTANPYSNYAVPDDDARPTADDVSALISVFVERDRKPRLEYLPGVSPFVQAALEEAGFVEEGLLPVMTVGTLVEPPPVEGIELVAADSDDAILGMATALNLAYGEPPPTEADLASHKGSRDRGGFALLVRSSDGEPVGGGLVTVPIGGVAELAGIGVVPSWRRRGIAAVITHRLVRAAHDLGARHPFLMAADDNATRVYARIGFEITGRVLHISR
- a CDS encoding alginate O-acetyltransferase AlgX-related protein, translating into MGEPGEDTQPIKRHESRLPDDHPLYRPRHGKQRFALVCAVVFLMTPLFGLTLFGTPPSIENRALHPFPSVGEGWSFFTDLGPWATDHLSFREQAINLTDGISRSLFGEPPNQESSDPSQPTSGPIPVGPPPTVNPPIPGSPALDNEPPPVAGYPRVIEGKNNWLYFGYDMQGKCQPQQRLEDVIANLVKLRNAVQQSGRKFVLVVPPDKSTSVPQYLPDQYAGKSCAIAHSERFWSLVTAEAGATDLRSNLNRIGPSAYFPQDTHWTYAGGLIMTRAIAGAIHPGIDLPWRVTDGAKSEGVADLPPMIAKTGTDVSKTYRLAPDGHVDRTQQGPFDLRDTVSFSTSKPVNGMVAGKTAMVTDSFTNYAAPFLAATFTDITLTPSAVVQQNPGAEAQRMVDSDTVVVEVVERNLSSGISPMTQPAVLDPIIQQLAAHPKR
- a CDS encoding glycosyltransferase — translated: MRITFVLVSYGGRELVVECLEKLAEHTPQPYEVIVADSASPDGTGEWLAANLTGATVLRMDRNLGFGAGCNLAVRHAKTELVCFLNADVEVTEGWLEPLLEVLDTRPEVAAVAPVMLNTDGTVQEAGSIIGGDGWCRAWDGPQHEMFARQVDYASAACLLMRRSVFHQAGGFSADYEIAYFEDVDLQVQLKSLGWTVWVDPRSTVVHARHGSSTTDRAMELMQLNHGVFLRRWPQELVDRPNVVGLDEHEHHKYWLRDRNAGYRVLLIDDRVPQADRGRGDPRTMAVVDAWREADPNARVTFYAYSPERAEEYAPALQAKGIEVVWGVTDARRWSADRAGLYDVVVVFRPHNFAQVGLTISQSQPQAVKVYDSEALFYRRPGQYFETALTSAERRRLAIEARHLRDQEEHAFNWADVAVCVSEEEARWARGIAPGTSVHVACYPANLPGEVPGLEGREGLAFFGGFDNTPRTPNEFAVLELVDDVLPELSRRHPGLLLRVIGADPSPAVRALARKDIEVLGKVPDPGVWLSKARLHVVPMRYGAGVKIKFVDSMAAGLPFVTTPVGGEGLHLGWMARHLVGESPAEIVELCHRMLTDDVLWTEIQQALVEVCRTKFSAAAFRTEMEGVIADCGALPVFS